A region of Vigna radiata var. radiata cultivar VC1973A chromosome 6, Vradiata_ver6, whole genome shotgun sequence DNA encodes the following proteins:
- the LOC106764252 gene encoding bidirectional sugar transporter SWEET3b — MALTLLMVVAVLGNVASMSLYAAPTVTFKRVIRKKSTEEFSCIPYIIALMNSLLYTWYGLPVISNKWENFPLVTVNGVGVLFELSYVLIYFWYSSPKGKVKVAITASAVLTVVGVIAIVSTFAIPDHRHRKLLVGSISLAVSIALYASPLVAMKKVIETKSVEFMPLPLSLSSLLASLLWMTYGLLIRDIFVAGPNVVGTPLGILQLVLHCKYGKRRQKEEPNKQNVQEEKVDMEMGHHKDGNVPSN; from the exons ATGGCACTGACCCTTCTTATGGTTGTTGCTGTTCTTG GGAATGTTGCCTCAATGTCTCTTTACGCTGCACCAAC GGTTACCTTCAAAAGGGTCATAAGGAAGAAAAGTACAGAAGAGTTTTCATGCATTCCTTACATCATAGCCCTGATGAACAGTCTCCTTTACACTTGGTATGGATTGCCAGTCATAAGCAACAAGTGGGAAAATTTTCCTCTTGTCACAGTTAATGGAGTTGGGGTTCTCTTTGAACTATCTTACGTTCTCATCTATTTCTGGTATTCTTCACCCAAAGGAAAG GTGAAGGTGGCCATTACAGCATCAGCAGTTCTTACAGTGGTAGGTGTAATTGCCATTGTATCAACTTTTGCCATCCCCGATCACCGCCACCGAAAGCTTCTGGTGGGTAGCATAAGCCTGGCGGTCTCAATAGCACTGTATGCATCGCCTCTGGTTGCAATG AAGAAAGTGATAGAAACCAAGAGCGTGGAATTCATGCCTCTGCCTTTGTCTTTGAGCTCCTTGTTGGCCAGTTTACTGTGGATGACTTACGGACTCCTCATTCGTGATATTTTCGTTGCG GGGCCAAATGTGGTTGGAACTCCCCTTGGTATCCTCCAGCTGGTTCTGCACTGCAAATACGGGAAGAGGAGGCAGAAGGAAGAACCGAACAAGCAAAACGTGCAGGAGGAAAAGGTGGACATGGAAATGGGACATCATAAGGACGGGAATGTTCCTAGTAACTGA